The sequence ACGATGGAAATTTTATCACACCCCTTGTTTTTCGGCTTTATTACAAAACATGACACTGCCTTCCACTCTACCTTGACTTAAGGTACTTTTTGCTTGTTTAACCAAACCAGttactttagttttttttctcccTTTCTTAGATtctcataaataaaaattggtCTATGTAATTttcaaacttttataaatttaaggatttaaattaatatgtatcattttcttttaatttatatatttgtatttctaAATCAGTTTATAACAATGTAATAGAAATTATTCGGTAATATATATAAGGGAATTTGTGGTCTATAGCCCAAAATGATAGTTTAGTGATGAATCTCTGTAAATCCATTGTTTGTGGAAGTAATTAGTGAAATCACCTGATTATTAATGGTCTTCTTATTGCCGTAAAAGTTGAggcaatatttaaaaaattgaggCAATTTTTAAATGTACGcaattaaaaaattgaaagttaaaTGTATCTTTTTTTAATGGAAGCGAACTCCACTAACCCGACACTACAAACAACAATACACAAAAAACAATAAACACTAATAATGTAAAAAATTATAAGAGTGAAAATTAAAACGTaatgtaaaaatttatttattactgAGCAAAAAATAAGCAAATCAAATAAACTTACAAAgcaaaataaattgaaaaccaCACATGCGTACACCATCAAATGAAAAACTATGACATACTTAACGAGTCGAGTAATACCAAGAACCTCGATCGCATTCAGTATGGTGCTCAAAAACTACTAGAAAGACTATGATGAAAGTAACTACACGAGGTTAGATAGTATGTATACCGAGACAGCTGAAATTTCTGAGAAATGTAAGCaagaagaaaaatgtgtttagaaactTTTCATTATTATGTTAATGTATTGTTGTGTTATTAATTAATgtagttttaatttataaattaaagtgTTTGTTCTTCATTTGctttactttataaattaatgtgattaatttataaattaaagtgtttgttctttgtttgctttaatttataaattaatgtatttttaatttttaaaatatttatgaaaatgattattatttaaaaataaatttgaaaggTGATATTAAATCGTCAAACATCTATAAATAACTCTGTCGAAATATGATTACCAAACCTTTTATAATTGGGGAGATGATGTTAGTAGTTTGTACTAAGATTGGTGAAGTAGAAATGATGttcttaaaaatcatttattgcAATCACTGTTTTAGAGTATCTCTAAAAGCATCCTTAAAgtcttaaatataaaattttgtgcATTCCAAAAACAAccataaaactttaaattttaaggttttgaataataaaacttcaaatataaagttttactgttcaacattttatatttgaggttcaatataaaattttgtttttggagataaacaatttcaaaccttaaatttaagtttttgccaaatcttaaaataaaattatttttggagATACTCTTTAACATTATAAACAGTTGTCAAATTTATGTTATACAAAATCATCattttaaaaagtgaaaaattacaaaaacaaaaagcatTATATTCAGAATAATTCATTGCAACTAGTAAAAACAATAAGTCTTACAAACAATCATCGAAAATAGTAAAAAGGTCTTTCTCATGACAAAATAATCATAACTCAAAATAAAATGCTCGTGAAAAATAGAACATGTAGATCATTCATACATTACTTATGCTAATCAACGAATAATGTATTGAATTTCAGCTCGTTCTTTCAGCCACTCTAGCACTTTTGCTCCTTCTAAAATCTCTTGTACCTAAACCACCAATTCAACAagaacctctctctctctcagttaTCTTATAGTTAAAAGGAAAATGATAAATACTTAGATTCAAGAGAGTACTAACCTGATCTTTCACACGTTCCTCATCGTACTCTTGTTTATGTTTCTTGAACTCTGTGACCGAGTTCTCCACTTCTTTCACTAGTTCATCTGTTGAGAACTGCATTCAAGTTTTTTAAACAACGTCTTGTTActaattttttctttgttgcTATCTCCGAGACAACAAGAGTATAAGCATATAAAAGTACCTCTAAGTTTTCACGCTTGAAGATATCTCCAACAGCTAGATTCTGCTTGATTATGTTGGTAATGCTCTCTCTTTGAGTTTCTAGAAACTCATTCACTGATTTTTGACTTGAAAGAGAAGCCAATTGATCTTCTGTGAGTTTCATGTTACCCTACAGCACCATGTCATTGAACATTAAGCATCTTAGTGACAGTAAAAGAGAGTAAGAGATATAGAGTTAAAACGCTTGCCTGAATCTCTAGAAGCCTAGCTCCATAAAACTGTCTTCCTTGTTCCTCAAATAAAGACTGAGGAATCTCTACTTCAACCATCTAAACAATAAAAAGAAGCAATTGACAATTTTTTCAATCACACAAGATCAACATTGTTAATGGTTCAAAAAGCtttatgaaattaaataagTTGACCTTTCTTATCTGTTCAAGAATGGCGTTGTCTGTTGCTTGCTCCTTGGCTTCCTCCTCCATCTCTTGGCATCTTTTAGTCAGAGTTTCTTCAACCTgttcacttttttttctttagagaACTACAGTGAGAGAATAAAATCTTTTTGGTTAAATCTCTGTGTTCATTACCTCCTTCAAGGTGGTGCATCCGGGAAGCAACTTATCAGCAAGTGAATCATCTAAAGTTGGTAAATCTCTGTAGAATAGTTCCTTACAGTCAACCTGAAGAAAACAGACAAGGTTTAACACATCTAATGGTATCACCTTTGTCTCCATGTCTTGTAAAAGCAGAAGAACTCACAGTGAACTGAGCACGTTGGCCACGGAGGGTTTCTTGCTTCCATGATTCAGGAAACACAAGCGAGAATGACTTTGATTCCCCAGCTTTAATTCCTAAGATTGAATCAAGGAATCCAGGAAGCAATCTGTTCCCTTCTTCTGTATCAAAATGAAAACCTGCACACATTATAACCACACCTCTCATCAGTCAtttgcaaaacaaaacaaaaagatggtTTTGAATGAAGTAAAAGATAATGGCTCTGTTGAACCTTTGCTTTCAGCATCAGGAATAGCTTCACCCGTTGATCCATCCTCGTCTATAGTTGTAGCAGATATATCAATCACCGCAAGATCTCCCACCTGCACGGTTTTCAATGATTCAACGAGTGTGATTCATAACCAATACAAGCACATGTCATGCATTCAGTTACCTCTAGACCTCGGTCAGTGACAATCTTCAAAGCGCCAAGGGACTTGTACTTCTGTCTAAGCTGTCTTTCACAAGCTTTCTTTGCGTCAATCTCATCTCCTAATTCAACAACGACCTTCATATCTTTATACCCATTCTCAGGATTCCATTTCAGCTCAGGCACCACATCAACAACCACCTCGTAACTGAGAGTCTTGAGCTGAGAATAAGCCTTCTCCATCTCCGGAAAGCTGCTTACTATCTGAATCGAGTCTTTTAAAGCCTTTCCAGTCACCTACACAAAAAGCCAAACATCAAAGGGACTAAACATCATAATCGAGAACTAAAGAAATAAAAGTTACTTACAGACTCCATGGCGTGAGGAAGTGTTCTTTTCAAGATAGATTCAACAGTAGCTCTCAAAACGTATGGCCTCCCAACGAAACCAACGATGATATTCTCTGGAACTCTCTTCCCAGGACGGAACCCAGGAACCTAGTTTTATTCAATAACAACAAGCATTTCATTACAATGGAACTGGTTTTTTAAGTTCTTGTCTTGATTCAGACATTTTTTTACCTTTGCCATTTTCATGAACTCGGTCAGGACTCTCTGGTAACAATCTTCACAGACAACTGCTGGAACGTCCACACTCAGTTTCACCTAAAATTTCAGACAAAACTACTCAATGACACACACACAAATGTTccaacaaaaagacaaaaaaaaaacttgaagtcTCTCTCTTACACTTGAATTCGGCGCTGGAGTCTCCTTGACCTGAAGCTCAGCGGGGAGCTTGTCTTCCTTTACGCTCGGTTCAACCGCCGGAGCGGCCTTGGTTGACGCCGCTGATCGCCGGACTCCTCCACCACCGCTGCCAATTTTCTTGGCGGCACAAGAAAGCTCCAAGGGCTTGATTGGTTTCTTCAAAAGCCTACCGTTGAATCTTAGCAGAGAGCAACCATCACGAGAGAGGAACAAGCTATCGGATTGGAAGAGACGTCGTGTTGAAGATGAATGAAAAGGATTAATCGAGCTGATAACGCAGAGCTCCATTTTCgctgactctctctctctcactcagagattGAAGAAAGAGCTTTTTTGAAGCGCCACTTCTTGAAGATAAAGCTGCGTTAATTTACATCTATATCCTTTAAACAGACAGAGGCCCTCTGAAACGCTGTGTTTTATCTACccatttattataaatatcaaCCCATagaaattaatacaaatatatacaaCTACATACAAACTATATACagtaaaacctctataaattaataatgttgggactttagaattttattaatttacagagatattaatttaccaaagtttctttttttagattgtattcatttttttgaatattttttattataaaacataaaatatttgacttttatattgtttaattgtcttatttggtatatatttttatgttattacgTGATTTTCGATATAActttactaaatattatcaaaatataataaaatgttaagaaaaataGATGTATTTTCATCGTgaatataaaatcaataataTAGTGTTTAgtttgtacttatataaaaatatatatagatatattcttaacttatgattttaatggaactatatatttacatggaagttttaaaaatattattatcttactATTTTATCGATTTCTATCATATTTTACAGCGGTCCGAATTGGGACggacaaaatttattaatttataaaaattattaatttatagagtattaatttatagatattctACTGTACAAACTTTTGAAATGAATAGCCCGCAGTTTATGAACATCATTTTTGATGATAGATCAAAGACTATTTTCAATTTATTTCTactttataatagtatatagaGGTAATTTTACCTTTTCCCAAAATGGATATTGATGTTTTCTTTTAtgtctaagaaatgaaatagcCTTACTCTATTTATATCCAAACCTTATAATGAATTCCACTACAATATAGAAATAATATTTGAATAAATCAGAATGGTCAAATTATATGGTCTCGATTTTGAAAAAAACGATTACTTACAGTagatttgtttaataaaaaacagtaattgaaacattttttaataaactgtAACTGAATCATTACAATAAAAGTGTTgaaaaaattatacaataaggtagattaaacataaaatctttcaacatgttgaataaaaaaaattggaaacacCAATACCACATGTTATGTTATTATTGTTTGTCCAAAGTCTTAGATTTCTTTTTCACCTTTATTATGTAAAACTATTTTTCTatagtaaaattaatttaattttaaattatatatataaaaatatatcatttatacaCTATAGATAGAGATTAATTTACGTactttagatatataaaaataaatgtctttcaatattttttgaaataaatcaCAGTagctcttttaataatatataaccataagaataaaacataaaggaaaacaagtatataaaataaaaatagtgagATATACTATTgaattttattaagaaaatcgtaataaattataaaatttgaatgtaTGTGAGATGGAATAAGGAGGAGATGATGTACCATGTTAAAGGATAAGAACTAAAATACTGAATGTAAAGAGTATTGTGGATAATTTAAGGAATGTTTATTATGGAGCATTGGTCAATAAGAATCTTGTAAATACACATCATCAAAGGCACTTTCATAAACATCATAGACTAGTCATTGTTATCTTTTTATCCCAACTGATGAAGATTGAGACTAATACAATACATCATTTTTTCCACAAAACTGTAGCATTAACCAAACTACAAACTCTAACCTATTCACCAATTTTTCCAAGATATCCAACTATTCATAAAAATACAATGCATAGAATGGCATGGCGAAATCATGTTCCAATTAGTATGATTTTACTAACAGCTGATACTAATTATACAACCAAACTAAAAggttaaacatatataaaatgaatatgaaaaaaattacaagTGGAGAAAACAAGCTGAGGTTGGCACGGTTCATTGATATTATGGTCTTGTTGTTGACATTGGAGAAGGTGAGGTCGGGGTAGTATGGTTCATTTCGTTTTAGTGCACAAATTAATGGTTTTTCTATCCCAGTTTGGATCGCTGCACGACAGTTCGTAGAATTCATCATGAGATTTGGTCAGgttgagagagagaaaaagagagagctTTGAATGTTTATAAATTAACTTGCCAACCTCATTATTTATGATACAAATTGAGGTTTATAATATTAATGCAAATACATATGAGTTATTAATTAATACATACACAAATGTTATTTATTctaaacatattatttatattttaaacactCACTTGAGATATATGTTATAATATTCTGTTTGATGGTATACACATGTgtggttttcaattttttttgttttgtaagtttattttatttgctcaatatttgtttattttttgctCAAAGATAAATTATTATTCATGTTATGTGTTAACTTtcattcttatatttttttttaatctattggtgttttcttttttcataTTGTCGTTTGTAGTGTTAAGTTTGTGAAGCTAGCTTCATTTTAAATAGCATATATTTaactttcattttttaaaatcacatgcatttaatctattaaaatatgtatttatataggATACACCATACCTTATCTATTTAAAAGTTTATTTGACGAAattgacaaataaaaaaataaatacgtTAATGCTAGTAACTTATATTTCTACaatacaaacaaataaatatgtaAGTAGTTTTTGTTCCAAAAGAACAAATTTATAAACAGTATAAACAGGAGCACATCAAATAATGTTTGagctatatttattaaaaaaaaaattataaatcgtTTAAGGACTTTTTTAAAGTGTTACAaaagataaattaaattataaaagtaaACTCGCGAGTAGCGCCAATATAAATTCTAGTGTATAAAGTATGTTATgtcaaaataaagtaaaataaattcatgttttttttttcactttacAGGCTCCCACTCTCCCGGATCCAGCTCAAGAAAAACAATGAGGCCGCGCGGGAACACGGCTATGGATTAGGAAAATTATTTGGGCCCGGATCCGGACCTGGATCCAGTTGTCGAAAACCGGGTTAGAGAGCATTTGCGTTAATCCTAAGCGGCGGAACTCTCTCTCACAACACTCTCTTTAAAAACCCTCTCTCTCACAAAATCCTCAAGTCGCTTCTTTCGATCTCCTCAGCTTCAGTTTCATCGATGGTAAGTACCTCCGTCTCTCGCCTTATATTCTGATCTCTACGGAGTGTACACTCTCTTCCatcgtttttttgttttctcaggCTTTACCGAACCAGCAAACCGTTGATTACCCTAGCTTCAAGCTCGTCATCGTTGGTGATGGAGGCACAGGTACCTTCCTCCTAGCTCAGTTTCAGCTAGCGTTTTATGATAAGCAGCTCAATTCCGATTAGAAACTGCTAGATTATCTCTTAGAGTCTGTTGATTTTGTTACTTAGCTATGCTTTGTGATTCGTCCATCAAGATCAGAAACGCCTTCCTTCGATAACTTGATCAATTCATTCGAGATTAGAGCGTGCTACTTGATTAATACATGTTTGTGATGACTCCATCTATTTCCAACAGTGGAATGCATCTGGCTGGCTATATTGTTAATCTTGTGATTATATGCACAGGGAAAACCACATTTGTCAAGAGACATCTTACTGGAGAGTTTGAGAAGAAGTATGAACGTAAGCACGGACTTTATGTTCCTCTAGTGTAACCCTTTTATTCACGACTTTACCCATTCtgattctttctttctttgtgtCATTGCAGCTACTATTGGTGTCGAGGTTCACCCTTTAGATTTCTTCACTAACTGTGGCAAGATCCGGTTCTACTGTTGGGATACTGCTGGACAAGAGAAGTTTGGTGGTTTAAGGGATGGATACTAGTAAGTAGATTTCTTACTTCCTTCCTTCTGATATATATCAATAGTCAAGAATCTTCTAGTGAATTGTGAATGGCAAAATGAGAAGCTAGTATGATATTAGTTGATCTGATTCTCCTGTTGCAATTAGTTTGTTTGCTTGCATTGGCCATGATacaaactttgttttttttttgtgtgtgtggtgTTGCAGCATCCATGGGCAATGTGCTGTCATCATGTTTGATGTCACAGCACGTCTGACATACAAGAATGTACCAACATGGCACCGTGATCTTTGCAGGTATGAACACACAGAAGCTAAACTTTTATTCTGGCAAATTGCTAAACGTAAATGTGATGTCTTCAATTTTGTGTACGTGCAGGGTCTGTGAAAACATCCCGATTGTACTCTGCGGGAACAAAGTTGATGTGAAGAACAGGCAAGTGAAGGCCAAGCAGGTGACATTCCACAGGAAGAAGAATCTCCAGTATTACGAGATCTCTGCCAAGAGCAACTACAATTTCGAGAAGCCATTCTTGTACCTTGCTAGGAAACTCGCCGGGTAAATTAACAGTTTTGACCCTGAGCTGTACTTTCGTTCGTGGggtataaaactaaaaagatggATAAAGAGTTGATTTTCTAAATGTTTCAGGGACCCTAACCTTCACTTTGTGGAATCACCTGCCCTTGCTCCCCCAGAAGTACAGATTGACATGGCTGCTCAGCAACAGTAAGCTTTCTAAACCTCACTTTTATCTTATTACCATTGCTGAGTTTTTGATGCTAGGTTTCTTTCTTGTTCactaagaatttttttatataattgtagGCACGAGGCGGAGCTTGCAGCCGCAGCAAGTCAGCCACTCCCTGATGACGATGATGACACGTtcgagtagagagagagagagacaaactATTGTCATTTCttcttgtttgtttcttttcctttttttttctggtgGAGCTATTTCTATTTGTGTTTGTATTCTTCAGGATATGAAGTTTGAAAATCGACGTTTGCGATGGCACTAGTAATTTCCCGGTTGGAGTCTTTCTAATAGACGTAGTCGATGAGCAAAAGCCAAGCGTTCTTATAAAGTAGTACCTTTCTTTTCTTCCTGGCAACCCTTTTTCTTATTAAGAACACCAAGTTATTATCTCTCTATTAACTCTTGCGAACTTTGCCATTAACGAAAGCAAACTACgagatagatatttaaatatataacccATTGGCTTGGACATTTCATTTGTCTTGTATCATAGAGTTACCTTCTGTGATACACAGTCTGGTTACCTTCTGTTATACACAGTGGTTTGTAGCTTATGTGATATGCACACAGTCTGCAGTCAGTCGGTTTGATCATTGAGGATCCTTGAATTTGTTGGATGCCTTTTTCTACTGAAGAAGGACCATCTTATTCTTCTCTCCAGCCTTACGCACCAAAGTAATAACCTCGTATCCTACGATATCAACACACGATCCATCACCTAACTTTATCTTCAGTTTGGTGTTTATATTCAAACTCAAaaagaactccttgttttccATCATGTGATTGGTGTTCCATTATCTAAATACCAAAAATTTGCATTGCCTTTGTCGATATCAAAATTCTTGGGAATTACCTTATCTTCATTTAAGAACACCACTTCGTGAACATAGAAAGCGTCAACCTCTTGTGTCTTGTTTAGGTTGGTTTCTTGATTCCTTGCTGACTTCTTGGGATAGATAATTGTATAGTGACGCAACTTGTCACATCTCCAACATATCACCTTCAAACGATCCTTCTTCGATTTTTTGTCTTCGGTGTGTGACATACACACAGTCTTCACTCGGTTTGATCATTGAGGATCCTCGAATTTGTTGGATGCCTTTTCTTACTAAAGAAGGACCATCATATTCTTCAGGTCGGATATATAGATTATGTCTTTGAGTGCTTTCTTCTCTCCAGTCTTTCATACGAAAGTAACAATCCCTTTCCTACGATATCAACATACGATCCATCACCAAATTTCACCTTTCCTTTGGTGTTTAGATTCAAACTCAAAAAAAACTCATTGTTTCTCGTCATGTGATTGCTTGTTTCCCtttgtctttgtctttgtctttgtcGATATCGATGGCGATGGGGGAAGAGGAAATTTTCAACTACTCAAATCTACTCATTAAAACATGATCAATCTATATATTCTCTTCTATCTTTTATTCTTTTATTGAAAAGAGTTTCATCTATGATGGATTAATGGttaatttttctcttttctaatCTACCATTACAATCTTCCGCTTTAGTCTCTATGATTATGATCGATAACAAGAAATTCAACTCAATTATGTTTAATCAAGTATCAAGTGGTAAGAAATTATCTTAACCGCTTTACTCTGGAAACAAATACCATGGAGACCACCATGGTATATCATCGTCATGAGTATGGAAGTGATGCAACCACAAAGGTATTTAAAGTTTTTGAAGATtacaattcaaaatatttatgggTGGTTCTTCACTGGAGATGCAATTTCCTTGTTGTATAGCAATGTGGTTAGCATCGTTGAATATTGTCAGTTccagtttcaattttttttttgagaaaatcaatagattgaattttttttcaaagaatATCTATAAATCCTATTTGGAATCTAGTCAATGTTatacaacaaataaatttttgaaaaagaatattgaatatcttcaaaaaaaaagataaccaaATGGTATTGCATTAAAAAAAGCAAGATGGATGCGATGAAAATTTCTTCAGATTTTAATCTTTGTATTTGTATTGTAATGtttttaatcttatttttttcaattgattgtatttctattattttctataatttcattgtaattttacattttatttaagtaaaatagttgtgagaaaaataataataataataaataaagcgAGATTAGCAACGGAAATACCATAAGTTTTTTTTCGtcacaaaaaaaacatgtgCCTTAAACGATAACTGTTTTCATGTTCTTTTTTCATTACTTGTCATTTAAATTAgaactatttttgaaatattaaatttaaattcttaatgtatatatatatataggtaggATATTTTAGTCATTTAACTTAAGAAAATGtgtaattttcaaataaataaaatagagtGCAATTCTCAGAACAAAATCTCTttgcatagttttttttttcaaaatttcccTTAATTAAATGGCACGCAACTCCGTGAGATTGATGTCATGTATAAACGTCGTAAAGATTTAAGACATGAAAAAAATACTGAGGCTTATATTATACGAAGAAACCAACCAAATATACAATAGTGATAAGAAATCTACGAAAATAAATAATGATATGATCACTAATCTCGAATGACTAAACAATGTAGAAATAAATAACGAGAAAATGCGACTAAATTAATCCTCCGGATCCTCCTCAGTTTCCATTTCAATGCCCTGTTGGAAACTCGCATTTCCCGTACTCTACAAACACGAGAAGCAcgaacaaaacaaattaattttaatttatatttctgtTTGTACGTCAAAATGTAATTATACTTGTATATACCTAAAATCTAATAGTggaaaatttatcaaaattagCATATGTTGTTGAACTATCCCAACCTCCATAACTTTTATCTAACCATCATCCAACTAACTTACCCATTTCTTCACGAATTTcaggaaaaatatataaaagttccGATAAGAATAAAagtgtgaaaatatatatacgtCAACCTAAGTATTAATTAAGAGAACTAAGAATTAATTAATGATAATTTTCTAGAGAAAAGGTTATAGAGTACGTACTAGGAGGCTGCGAGACCACGTACGCTGCACCACCAAAATCACACGTGCCAACACCACGTGCGTTCTTCTGATAGTAACTGTTGAACGCATAAGAAGCGTGTGCCTCTAACGATTCCGGATCGTAACACGTGGCACCCTTTTGAATCGGACGGCAATCAGCGCCTCCTTCCCCGCAAGCGTAGTCCAGACCTTCCTGAAGCTTCTCCTTCGAAGTTTTTCCATTCGCCACACACCACGTCTGTCCCACGTGCGAGGGCGACTTAACCGGAACCTTCTCTTTGCTATCGTTAACCGGCGCGGACTTAGCGGAGAACGGAACGTCGTACACTTTGTTCTCGTTGGGGTAAAACAACCCGTAGTTTCTCTCGGACGTGGGCCCCGTTTTCTGATTCTCGTTAAACAGAGCGAAGAGATAGACGTTAAGCGGCTCCTCAGGCTTTAACGGCGTTCCGTTTCCCGTCAACACTCTCTTCACTAACCCGCCGTTATACGCAGCCGCGTTAGCCGAACCGGCGCCGATCTCGTTCTCGTCTCCGGCGGAAGGCCAACCCGTCTCCGTCACCACGACCTTGACGTCGTTGAATCCCACGGCGGACATAGCTGCGAAAACGGCGTCGATCTGCGCGTCCAAGAGATTCTCGTACTTCAAACCGTTACCGGAATCTACGTTTCCGGCGTTCTCTTTAAACAGCGCGTACTCCAAAGAGATCTTATCGGCGTTAGCCGCGTAGGCGAAGAAGGGATAAGCATTCACCATAAGATGCGACGACGTTTTGCGTAAAAAATCAAGCATCGGTTTAATCACCGGTTCGATTAAATCCGGTTTAAACGAACCGGCTGAGGGCGGATACGAATTCGCCAACGCGCTCAACGCAAGCGGCGACGAGATCTTGATCGCTCCGTCGAGGCTAAACTTAGCGAGAGAGCTCTGAACGTTCTTCATCGCCGGAACGAGATACGCCGTCGTGTTTCTAGGATCGACGAACACTTCGTTTCCGACGGCGATTGCTTCGATATCAGTCGCCGGCGTGTATTTCTTCACGTTGTCCTGGACCCAGGCGTCGGTGTAGCTCTGATCCGCGGCGGCGGCGGAGAGATTCTCGTTGG comes from Brassica rapa cultivar Chiifu-401-42 chromosome A02, CAAS_Brap_v3.01, whole genome shotgun sequence and encodes:
- the LOC103851893 gene encoding trigger factor-like protein TIG, Chloroplastic; amino-acid sequence: MELCVISSINPFHSSSTRRLFQSDSLFLSRDGCSLLRFNGRLLKKPIKPLELSCAAKKIGSGGGGVRRSAASTKAAPAVEPSVKEDKLPAELQVKETPAPNSSVKLSVDVPAVVCEDCYQRVLTEFMKMAKVPGFRPGKRVPENIIVGFVGRPYVLRATVESILKRTLPHAMESVTGKALKDSIQIVSSFPEMEKAYSQLKTLSYEVVVDVVPELKWNPENGYKDMKVVVELGDEIDAKKACERQLRQKYKSLGALKIVTDRGLEVGDLAVIDISATTIDEDGSTGEAIPDAESKGFHFDTEEGNRLLPGFLDSILGIKAGESKSFSLVFPESWKQETLRGQRAQFTVDCKELFYRDLPTLDDSLADKLLPGCTTLKEVEETLTKRCQEMEEEAKEQATDNAILEQIRKMVEVEIPQSLFEEQGRQFYGARLLEIQGNMKLTEDQLASLSSQKSVNEFLETQRESITNIIKQNLAVGDIFKRENLEFSTDELVKEVENSVTEFKKHKQEYDEERVKDQVQEILEGAKVLEWLKERAEIQYIIR
- the LOC103851894 gene encoding GTP-binding nuclear protein Ran-3, coding for MALPNQQTVDYPSFKLVIVGDGGTGKTTFVKRHLTGEFEKKYEPTIGVEVHPLDFFTNCGKIRFYCWDTAGQEKFGGLRDGYYIHGQCAVIMFDVTARLTYKNVPTWHRDLCRVCENIPIVLCGNKVDVKNRQVKAKQVTFHRKKNLQYYEISAKSNYNFEKPFLYLARKLAGDPNLHFVESPALAPPEVQIDMAAQQQHEAELAAAASQPLPDDDDDTFE
- the LOC103851896 gene encoding glucan endo-1,3-beta-glucosidase 13, coding for MSLFVLSLLMLSSFSVIPFTHADSGMIGVNYGRIANNLPAPEKVVELLKSQGINRVKLYDTDSSVLTALANSGIKVVVSLPNENLSAAAADQSYTDAWVQDNVKKYTPATDIEAIAVGNEVFVDPRNTTAYLVPAMKNVQSSLAKFSLDGAIKISSPLALSALANSYPPSAGSFKPDLIEPVIKPMLDFLRKTSSHLMVNAYPFFAYAANADKISLEYALFKENAGNVDSGNGLKYENLLDAQIDAVFAAMSAVGFNDVKVVVTETGWPSAGDENEIGAGSANAAAYNGGLVKRVLTGNGTPLKPEEPLNVYLFALFNENQKTGPTSERNYGLFYPNENKVYDVPFSAKSAPVNDSKEKVPVKSPSHVGQTWCVANGKTSKEKLQEGLDYACGEGGADCRPIQKGATCYDPESLEAHASYAFNSYYQKNARGVGTCDFGGAAYVVSQPPKYGKCEFPTGH